One stretch of Aquimarina sp. Aq107 DNA includes these proteins:
- a CDS encoding PLP-dependent aspartate aminotransferase family protein has protein sequence MSLKSQNFETQAVRTQTEKTQFLEHSTPMYLTSGFVFEDSEEMRAAFAEEKDRNLYSRFSNPNTTEFVDKICKLEGAEDGYAFATGMAAVFSTFAALLNAGDHIVSARSVFGSTHSLFTKYFPKWNIETSYFPVNEVDTIESLIQPNTKIIYAESPTNPGVDVLDLELLGKIAKKHELLLVIDNCFATPYLQNPIKFGADLVIHSATKLIDGQGRVLGGVTVGKKELIRDIYLFSRNTGPALSPFNAWVLSKSLETLAVRVDRHCENALRLAEFLESHPKVNWVKYPFLKSHPQYEVAKRQMKLGGNIVAFEVTNGVQGGKTFFDSIKMCSLSANLGDTRTIVTHPASTTHSKLAVEDKLAVGITDGMVRCSVGLEHIDDIIGDITQALEEI, from the coding sequence ATGAGCTTAAAAAGCCAAAATTTTGAAACGCAAGCGGTAAGGACTCAAACTGAGAAAACTCAGTTTTTAGAACACTCTACACCGATGTATTTAACATCTGGATTTGTTTTTGAAGATTCTGAAGAAATGAGAGCTGCCTTTGCAGAAGAGAAAGATCGTAATTTATATAGTCGTTTTAGTAATCCCAATACCACAGAGTTTGTTGATAAAATCTGCAAATTAGAAGGAGCAGAGGATGGTTATGCATTTGCAACAGGAATGGCTGCGGTGTTTTCTACATTTGCTGCATTATTAAATGCAGGAGATCACATCGTTTCTGCTAGGTCAGTATTTGGATCAACACATTCTTTATTTACGAAGTATTTTCCTAAATGGAATATAGAAACAAGTTATTTTCCAGTTAATGAAGTTGATACAATAGAAAGTTTAATCCAGCCTAATACAAAAATCATTTATGCAGAATCTCCAACAAATCCAGGAGTAGATGTATTGGATCTGGAATTGTTAGGTAAGATTGCAAAAAAGCATGAATTGTTATTGGTTATTGATAATTGTTTTGCAACACCATATTTGCAAAATCCGATAAAGTTTGGAGCTGATCTTGTGATCCATTCAGCTACAAAATTAATTGATGGGCAAGGACGCGTATTAGGAGGAGTAACTGTTGGTAAAAAGGAATTGATAAGAGATATTTATTTGTTTTCTCGCAATACCGGGCCTGCATTATCACCATTTAATGCATGGGTGTTATCCAAAAGTTTAGAAACTTTGGCTGTTAGGGTAGATAGACATTGCGAGAATGCTTTGAGACTGGCAGAGTTTTTAGAATCACATCCTAAGGTAAATTGGGTGAAATATCCTTTTCTTAAATCTCATCCGCAATATGAGGTAGCAAAACGACAAATGAAATTAGGAGGAAATATTGTTGCTTTTGAAGTTACGAATGGAGTACAAGGAGGGAAAACTTTTTTTGATAGTATTAAAATGTGCTCACTTTCTGCAAATCTGGGTGATACTAGAACGATTGTTACGCATCCTGCTTCTACAACACATAGTAAATTAGCAGTTGAAGATAAATTAGCTGTTGGTATTACAGACGGAATGGTAAGATGTTCTGTAGGTTTGGAACATATTGATGATATTATTGGAGATATTACACAAGCACTAGAAGAAATATAA
- a CDS encoding OsmC family protein: MKIELKRIDDDYHFELKNERGHITYIDSKAEVGGHDLAPSPMEYVLMGVAGCSAIDVISILKKQRQEITDYRAEVDGSRVEVDGAKPFKEISVTVYLEGEIAPEKAKRAAQLSFEKYCSVSKTLEPTATVTYKVVVNNEEV, from the coding sequence ATGAAAATAGAATTGAAAAGAATAGATGATGATTATCATTTTGAACTAAAAAATGAAAGAGGTCATATCACCTATATTGATAGCAAAGCAGAAGTTGGAGGTCATGATTTGGCACCAAGTCCTATGGAATATGTATTGATGGGGGTAGCCGGTTGTAGCGCTATTGATGTGATTTCAATACTTAAGAAGCAGCGTCAAGAAATTACAGATTATAGAGCAGAAGTTGATGGCTCAAGAGTGGAAGTTGATGGAGCAAAACCATTTAAAGAGATTTCCGTTACGGTTTATTTAGAAGGAGAAATAGCCCCAGAAAAAGCTAAAAGAGCAGCACAATTATCATTCGAAAAATATTGTTCCGTGTCTAAAACATTGGAGCCTACAGCTACTGTAACTTATAAGGTTGTAGTTAATAATGAAGAAGTATGA
- the thrA gene encoding bifunctional aspartate kinase/homoserine dehydrogenase I produces MKILKFGGKSLANGEGIHKVVDIIEDKVNNGELITVVLSARGKSTDQLEEILNKAVKNESYQEQLQAFKQYQINDYGSFKVDEEFETLDKLFEGVSLLGDYSKRIKDQVLSQGEVISAKLLTHILKEKGIKANFTDSRELIKTDGKFGEAQPLDKLSKANVIKHFKKYNGSTVNIVTGFIASNTNNETTTLGRNGSNYTAALLANYLDAEELQNFTHVSGIYTANPDLVSDAKKIEKLSFTEANELAYFGANILHAKTIIPLIEKNIPLRILNTFDGHNDGTLITAENSNKGIKSLSVLENVSLINLEGRGLLGKVGVDARIFKALAYKDISVSIISQGSSERGIGLVVTSEKAIEAKKVLEQEFEVDFHKQDVNRITIINEVSVISIIGQDLSTFHKPYNSLIKNQVTPLLFNNTVTGKNVSLVVYKSQLHKALNVIHGEIFGVAKKINIAVFGHGLVGGTLIDQILKSADDIEKRKKIDLNIFAVANSKKVLFNKNGVDTNWKTDLKVGNSYGIEDVIKFADEHHLENLIAVDNTASKEFTENYSILIENGFDLVSSNKVANTLSFDFYKELRRKLEEFQKQYLYETNVGAGLPLIDTIKLLHLSGENITRIKGVFSGSLSYLFNTFSKEQRLFSKVLQEAIDKGFTEPDPREDLCGNDVGRKLLILARELDLSNEFVDVNIHNLIPDGLREGEADSFLGRLKELDPVYQKIKEEQKPDHVLRYIGDLHGDLFEEKGILDVKLVSVPESSALGQVKGSDSIFEIYTESYGDQPIVIQGAGAGAAVTARGVFGDILRLTEKR; encoded by the coding sequence ATGAAGATTTTAAAGTTTGGAGGGAAATCACTTGCTAATGGTGAAGGTATCCATAAAGTGGTTGATATAATAGAAGATAAGGTTAATAATGGTGAGTTAATTACTGTTGTGCTTTCTGCTAGAGGGAAATCTACTGATCAATTAGAAGAAATATTGAATAAGGCTGTTAAAAATGAAAGTTATCAAGAACAACTACAGGCTTTTAAACAATATCAAATAAATGATTACGGTAGTTTTAAAGTTGATGAGGAGTTTGAAACATTGGATAAACTTTTTGAAGGAGTTTCTTTGTTAGGTGATTACAGCAAAAGAATTAAAGATCAAGTATTATCTCAAGGAGAAGTAATCTCTGCTAAGTTACTTACTCACATACTTAAAGAAAAAGGAATAAAAGCCAATTTCACAGATAGCAGAGAGTTAATAAAAACCGATGGTAAGTTTGGAGAAGCGCAACCGTTAGATAAGCTATCTAAAGCAAATGTTATTAAACATTTTAAAAAATATAATGGTTCAACGGTTAATATTGTAACTGGTTTTATTGCTTCTAATACTAATAATGAAACAACAACTTTAGGAAGAAATGGAAGTAATTATACTGCTGCGCTGTTAGCCAATTACTTAGATGCAGAAGAGTTACAGAATTTCACCCATGTAAGTGGAATTTACACAGCGAATCCAGATTTAGTAAGTGATGCAAAAAAGATTGAAAAATTATCTTTTACTGAGGCAAATGAGTTGGCGTATTTTGGAGCTAATATTCTCCATGCTAAAACTATAATACCATTAATTGAAAAAAATATTCCTCTTCGTATTCTAAATACATTTGACGGTCATAATGATGGAACATTAATTACTGCAGAGAATAGTAATAAAGGAATAAAATCTCTTTCTGTTTTAGAGAATGTTTCTTTAATCAATTTAGAAGGGAGAGGACTTTTAGGAAAAGTAGGAGTGGATGCTAGAATATTTAAGGCGTTAGCTTATAAAGATATCAGTGTAAGCATTATTTCACAAGGTTCGTCCGAGAGAGGAATAGGTCTTGTTGTAACTTCAGAAAAAGCAATAGAAGCTAAAAAAGTTTTGGAACAAGAGTTCGAAGTGGATTTTCATAAGCAAGATGTAAATAGAATTACGATAATAAATGAAGTTTCTGTAATTTCTATTATAGGACAAGATTTAAGTACATTTCATAAACCTTATAATTCCTTAATTAAAAACCAGGTAACCCCATTACTTTTCAACAATACAGTTACAGGTAAGAATGTAAGTTTAGTTGTATATAAAAGTCAACTTCATAAAGCTCTAAATGTTATTCATGGGGAGATTTTTGGAGTAGCAAAGAAAATAAATATTGCTGTGTTTGGACATGGACTTGTTGGTGGAACTTTGATAGATCAAATTTTAAAATCTGCAGATGATATTGAAAAGAGAAAAAAGATTGATCTTAATATTTTTGCGGTTGCAAATTCTAAAAAAGTACTTTTTAATAAAAATGGAGTTGATACTAATTGGAAAACTGATCTGAAAGTAGGAAACTCTTATGGTATTGAAGATGTTATAAAATTTGCTGATGAGCATCATTTAGAAAATCTGATCGCTGTAGATAATACTGCTAGTAAAGAATTTACTGAAAATTACAGTATTTTGATTGAGAATGGATTTGATTTGGTGTCTTCTAATAAAGTGGCAAATACGCTAAGTTTTGATTTTTATAAAGAACTTAGAAGAAAGTTAGAAGAATTTCAAAAACAATATCTGTACGAAACTAATGTTGGTGCTGGATTGCCCTTAATAGATACTATTAAGTTGTTACATTTATCTGGAGAAAACATTACTAGAATCAAAGGAGTATTCTCCGGTTCATTAAGTTATTTATTTAATACTTTTTCTAAAGAACAAAGACTGTTTAGTAAAGTGCTGCAAGAGGCTATTGATAAAGGATTTACAGAACCTGATCCTCGAGAGGATTTATGTGGTAATGATGTAGGAAGAAAATTATTGATTTTGGCTAGAGAACTTGACTTGAGTAATGAATTTGTAGATGTCAATATTCATAATTTAATTCCTGATGGTTTAAGAGAAGGAGAAGCTGATTCGTTTTTGGGAAGGTTGAAAGAGTTAGACCCGGTATATCAAAAAATAAAAGAAGAACAGAAACCCGATCATGTTTTGCGATATATTGGGGACTTGCACGGTGATTTATTTGAAGAAAAAGGAATTTTGGATGTTAAATTAGTATCTGTTCCCGAAAGCAGTGCGTTAGGACAAGTAAAAGGTTCCGACTCTATATTCGAGATTTATACAGAGTCATATGGAGATCAACCTATAGTGATACAAGGAGCGGGAGCGGGAGCTGCGGTTACTGCCAGAGGAGTTTTTGGAGATATATTGAGGTTAACTGAAAAAAGATAA
- a CDS encoding alpha/beta fold hydrolase, whose amino-acid sequence MLQKIEILDFITTKGQKIERVPLFYEVFGKPLLEGPVVLVNHALTGNSDVCGPNGWWNGLIGQGKCIDTDKYTVLSFNIPGNGYDGEEKNLITDYRLFRARDIAAIFEKALKKLNVRKLYAAIGGSVGGGVAWELAALAPELIDHLIPVATDWKSTDWLKANCLIQEQILLNSKNPVHDARLHAMLIYRSPESFKEKFNRTFNDEKGIYNVESWLFHHGKKLNERFTLSAYKELNYILANIDITEGRGCFKDLAANIKSNIHIVSVNSDGFFTAKEDEITFQELKEVKQNVWHHTIDSVHGHDAFLIEFDQLSRLLSDVF is encoded by the coding sequence ATGCTCCAAAAAATTGAAATATTAGATTTTATAACTACCAAAGGGCAAAAAATAGAGCGAGTTCCATTGTTTTATGAAGTGTTTGGTAAACCTTTATTAGAGGGCCCAGTAGTTTTGGTTAATCATGCGTTAACAGGTAATTCTGATGTTTGTGGACCGAATGGTTGGTGGAATGGATTGATTGGACAAGGTAAATGTATTGATACAGATAAGTATACAGTGCTTTCATTTAATATTCCAGGTAATGGATATGATGGTGAAGAAAAAAATTTAATCACCGATTATAGACTTTTTAGAGCTAGGGATATCGCAGCGATTTTTGAAAAAGCTTTAAAAAAACTTAATGTTCGAAAACTATATGCTGCTATCGGAGGATCTGTTGGAGGAGGTGTTGCTTGGGAACTTGCAGCGTTAGCACCAGAATTGATTGATCATTTAATTCCAGTTGCTACAGACTGGAAATCTACGGATTGGTTAAAAGCTAATTGTTTAATACAAGAGCAGATTTTACTAAACTCTAAGAATCCTGTTCATGATGCAAGATTACATGCAATGCTTATTTATAGATCACCAGAGTCATTTAAAGAAAAGTTTAATAGGACTTTTAATGATGAAAAGGGAATTTATAATGTGGAAAGTTGGTTGTTTCATCATGGAAAAAAGTTAAATGAAAGATTTACTCTTTCCGCATATAAAGAGCTGAACTATATACTTGCCAATATTGATATAACGGAAGGGAGAGGATGTTTTAAGGATTTGGCGGCTAATATCAAATCCAATATTCATATCGTGAGTGTTAATTCTGATGGCTTTTTTACGGCAAAAGAAGATGAGATTACTTTTCAGGAGTTAAAGGAAGTAAAACAAAATGTTTGGCATCATACAATTGATTCGGTTCATGGACATGATGCGTTTCTTATAGAATTTGACCAACTGAGTAGGTTGTTGTCAGATGTATTTTAA
- a CDS encoding O-acetylhomoserine aminocarboxypropyltransferase/cysteine synthase family protein, whose product MSAQKFATEALHAGHDVKNNGGTRAVPIYQTTSYVFNDADHAANLFNLSEPGFIYTRLNNPTNDILEQRLATIEGGIAAVVTASGTAAINTTLLTLLKSGDHIVASSSLYGGTYNLLNVTLPRFGITTTFVDPSDSENFKNAVQENTRVFFVESLGNPKLDVLDLKAISKEAKAYKVPLIVDNTVATPALLNPIEYGANIVIHSLTKYISGNGTSLGGVVIDAGTFDWSSGKFPEFTEPSPGYHGLVYHDALGAAAFIAKVRIEGLRDYGAALSPFNAFQILQGLETLEIRIKKHSENALSLAKWLKEQDEVTWVKYPGLESDTYHQLAKEYLPKGQSGIVTFGIKGGFDSAKTVANETEIFSLLANIGDSKSLIIHPASTTHQQLNEEQQESTGVTQDLIRLSVGLENIEDLKTDLKSAFSKVAEKVK is encoded by the coding sequence ATGAGTGCACAAAAATTTGCAACAGAAGCTTTACACGCGGGACATGATGTGAAAAACAATGGAGGAACAAGAGCGGTTCCTATTTATCAGACTACTTCTTACGTTTTTAATGATGCGGATCATGCGGCTAATCTTTTTAATCTATCCGAACCAGGTTTTATTTATACTCGATTAAATAATCCGACAAACGATATTTTAGAACAACGATTGGCTACAATAGAAGGCGGTATTGCTGCTGTAGTTACGGCATCTGGAACAGCAGCTATTAATACTACGTTGCTAACATTACTAAAATCAGGAGATCATATTGTAGCTTCTAGTAGTTTATACGGAGGAACTTATAATCTTTTAAACGTTACATTACCTAGGTTTGGAATAACAACTACGTTTGTTGATCCTTCGGATTCTGAGAATTTTAAGAATGCTGTACAAGAAAATACAAGGGTTTTCTTTGTAGAATCATTAGGTAATCCAAAATTAGATGTATTAGATCTTAAAGCAATTTCCAAAGAAGCAAAAGCATATAAAGTTCCACTTATTGTCGATAACACAGTGGCTACTCCAGCTTTATTAAACCCAATAGAGTATGGTGCTAATATTGTTATTCATTCATTAACAAAATACATAAGTGGAAATGGAACTTCTTTAGGAGGGGTTGTTATAGACGCAGGAACTTTTGATTGGTCAAGTGGCAAATTTCCTGAGTTTACTGAACCTTCTCCAGGATATCATGGATTAGTATATCACGATGCATTAGGTGCTGCTGCTTTTATTGCTAAGGTAAGAATAGAAGGATTAAGAGATTACGGAGCCGCACTAAGTCCTTTTAATGCATTTCAGATTTTACAAGGGTTAGAAACTTTGGAGATTAGAATTAAAAAACATAGTGAAAATGCCTTGTCATTAGCAAAATGGTTAAAAGAGCAAGATGAGGTTACTTGGGTAAAATATCCAGGATTAGAAAGTGATACGTATCATCAACTTGCAAAAGAATACCTTCCAAAGGGGCAGAGTGGTATTGTTACTTTTGGAATAAAGGGTGGTTTCGATTCAGCAAAAACAGTTGCAAATGAAACCGAGATATTTTCTTTATTAGCAAATATAGGAGATTCAAAATCTTTAATTATTCATCCTGCAAGTACTACACATCAACAATTAAACGAGGAACAACAAGAATCAACGGGAGTAACACAGGATTTAATACGACTTTCTGTTGGTTTAGAAAATATAGAAGATTTAAAAACAGATCTAAAAAGCGCATTTTCTAAAGTAGCTGAAAAAGTAAAGTAA
- the metK gene encoding methionine adenosyltransferase — translation MAYLFTSESVSEGHPDKVADQISDALLDNFLAFDKDSKVACETLVTTGQVVLAGEVKSKTYLDVQQIAREVINEIGYTKGAYQFSGDSCGVISLIHEQSQDINQGVDRETKEEQGAGDQGMMFGYATKETENYMPLALDISHKILIELAKLRREGTEIPYLRPDSKSQVTIEYSDDNVPQRIVAIVVSTQHDDFDIDDDVMLAKIKNDIVSILIPRVVSQLPKYIQDLFNDQITYHINPTGKFVIGGPHGDTGLTGRKIIVDTYGGKGAHGGGAFSGKDPSKVDRSAAYASRHIAKNLVAAGVANEALVQVSYAIGVVEPTSIFVDTYGTSTLGITDGEIAEKVAEIFDMRPAAIEERLKLRNPIYKETAAYGHMGKEPKLVTKVFESPYSGKVEKEVELFTWEKLDYVDQVKKAFKI, via the coding sequence ATGGCGTATTTATTTACTTCAGAAAGTGTATCTGAAGGACATCCGGATAAAGTGGCAGATCAAATTAGTGATGCTTTACTAGATAACTTTTTAGCCTTTGATAAAGATTCGAAGGTAGCTTGTGAGACTTTAGTAACTACTGGTCAAGTTGTTCTTGCTGGAGAGGTTAAATCAAAAACATATTTAGATGTACAGCAAATTGCAAGAGAAGTAATTAATGAAATTGGGTATACCAAAGGAGCCTACCAATTCAGTGGGGATTCTTGTGGTGTAATTTCTCTTATACACGAGCAATCACAGGATATCAATCAAGGTGTTGATAGAGAAACTAAAGAAGAGCAAGGAGCAGGTGACCAAGGAATGATGTTTGGGTATGCAACCAAGGAAACTGAAAACTACATGCCATTAGCATTAGATATTTCTCATAAAATCCTTATTGAACTTGCTAAACTAAGAAGAGAAGGTACGGAAATTCCATATTTGCGTCCTGATTCTAAAAGTCAAGTTACTATAGAGTATAGTGATGACAATGTACCACAACGTATTGTTGCAATTGTTGTATCTACTCAACATGATGATTTTGATATAGACGATGATGTTATGCTTGCAAAAATAAAAAATGATATCGTTTCTATTTTGATTCCTAGAGTTGTCTCTCAATTACCAAAATATATTCAGGATTTATTTAATGATCAAATAACATATCATATAAATCCTACCGGCAAATTTGTAATCGGAGGACCGCATGGAGACACTGGTCTTACTGGACGTAAGATTATTGTTGACACTTATGGAGGTAAAGGTGCTCATGGTGGAGGTGCTTTTTCTGGAAAAGATCCTAGTAAAGTTGACCGTTCTGCAGCTTATGCATCTAGGCATATAGCTAAAAATTTAGTTGCTGCTGGTGTTGCAAATGAAGCATTAGTTCAAGTTTCTTATGCCATTGGAGTAGTAGAACCTACTTCTATTTTCGTAGATACTTATGGCACAAGCACGTTAGGTATTACTGATGGAGAAATCGCAGAAAAAGTAGCTGAAATATTTGACATGAGACCAGCTGCAATAGAAGAACGTTTAAAACTACGTAACCCGATATATAAAGAAACTGCAGCATATGGACATATGGGAAAAGAACCAAAACTAGTTACCAAAGTTTTTGAAAGCCCGTATTCTGGAAAAGTAGAAAAAGAAGTAGAATTATTTACTTGGGAAAAACTAGATTATGTTGATCAAGTAAAAAAAGCTTTTAAAATATAA
- a CDS encoding patatin-like phospholipase family protein, producing the protein MGKTLRVCLAMGGGVSLGSFSGSALTEALKLLVLYGKDKNKNDYDKVIVDGMSGASAGAIALTIMLKCLIDYQAMMPLFSEQLTQKELLDEIIRDYFNGDISKAEEYKDKFETLKALQLAQKIQYKLWVDEVNSLKLYGSKAQDDYEPKPNESFSLLDRKLLEDLTKKYLMASDGVDISRRQLLDPKRVIFACSLTNLLPIEIDFFKNGNSNKDRLQQNFLKSVGSENHSELRVIDFVFDENEVQKAQKETDSRWLKFCNTPDPNIPTHFKMTDQSAWATISASALGCGAFPIAFEPVVLKRFKQEFGDNDNNTNWPSSFIKIQNEIDTHTSKDNTIFKQNSFFAEEGENTLDYNSFNFPYIDGGTFNNEPIREAFKIGTFQDFGRITENEERLILFVDPIVRKEQYHSFKVSAFSPIKMSNHEVTFKKELGKLLGNTSSILGVLTNQGSIKEEHKIIDIKENFELRNTIFNYLDANSDMSSNLNIEIIATAFNKIAKNLKNGIISLGTRDPMMYFLAEIKKNCDNKNGDLNTCIKIHQEDLLTLKDLIDEKIRKSEPLKIDKVYEKLQLTKKEDKNIFAQTVFKVIADFALNTDGKNENAYRAAILPINKNLNTIELPGSEIEAFGGFASLKARKYAFEFARLSTLLSLKETTGGFRPECPFIANEGFSTLENQLTNKIKSIDFFNNKNQYADELEKNLFNPSIARIKGVLLSNKYLKFILLKVPFVATSLLGTIAMPFVSIGLLASSIFKKSPWRGSNILKDIISKSVDSINYMPLEAVTISILSDTRLNKKLLIRCSDNSIKKRNSIEHIVETSDNKIRYQYYFQVSLLEYIKQENSIHADTISQNADSLKINSQFIQRLGLSLSNKVKMPNDIDGNLNPENKRISLENNYTDIITEMRIDKFNLPLLNNSINNASTALHYSLKNINYHVNPLLEIDLQKLTEGWYFKEQTESLDKKLLR; encoded by the coding sequence ATGGGAAAAACACTTCGTGTCTGTCTGGCAATGGGAGGAGGAGTCTCTTTAGGTTCTTTTTCTGGTTCGGCATTAACCGAGGCATTAAAATTATTAGTGCTTTATGGTAAAGACAAAAACAAAAATGATTATGATAAGGTAATCGTTGATGGAATGAGTGGAGCTAGCGCCGGTGCAATTGCTTTGACTATAATGCTTAAATGCCTTATTGATTACCAAGCAATGATGCCACTATTTAGTGAACAACTTACCCAGAAAGAATTACTTGATGAAATTATAAGAGACTACTTTAACGGAGATATTTCGAAAGCGGAAGAATACAAAGATAAGTTTGAAACATTAAAAGCATTACAACTTGCTCAAAAGATCCAATATAAATTATGGGTAGACGAAGTGAACTCCTTAAAACTATACGGTTCCAAAGCTCAGGATGACTATGAGCCAAAACCTAATGAATCTTTTTCTTTACTAGACAGAAAACTTCTAGAAGATCTTACCAAAAAATATTTGATGGCCTCTGATGGAGTAGATATTTCGAGAAGACAGCTTTTAGATCCAAAACGAGTCATTTTTGCTTGTTCCTTAACCAATTTATTACCAATTGAGATAGATTTTTTTAAAAACGGTAATTCCAACAAGGATCGATTACAGCAAAACTTTTTGAAATCTGTAGGGTCAGAAAATCATTCAGAATTACGTGTTATAGATTTTGTGTTTGATGAAAACGAAGTGCAAAAAGCGCAAAAAGAAACAGATTCTAGATGGTTAAAATTTTGTAATACTCCCGATCCAAATATCCCAACACATTTTAAGATGACTGATCAATCTGCCTGGGCGACAATTTCGGCTTCTGCACTTGGCTGCGGAGCATTTCCTATTGCTTTTGAACCCGTAGTCTTAAAAAGGTTTAAACAAGAGTTTGGTGATAATGATAATAACACAAACTGGCCATCTTCTTTCATCAAAATACAAAACGAAATCGACACTCATACATCGAAGGATAATACCATCTTTAAACAAAATAGTTTTTTTGCAGAAGAAGGAGAAAATACACTAGACTATAACAGCTTCAATTTCCCATATATTGATGGAGGAACTTTCAATAATGAACCGATTCGTGAAGCATTTAAAATAGGAACTTTTCAAGATTTTGGACGAATTACCGAAAACGAAGAAAGACTCATTCTATTTGTAGATCCAATTGTTAGAAAAGAACAATATCATTCATTTAAAGTATCGGCCTTCTCTCCTATTAAAATGTCCAACCATGAAGTAACTTTCAAAAAAGAATTAGGTAAACTTCTGGGGAACACTTCTAGTATTTTAGGTGTTTTAACAAACCAAGGAAGCATCAAAGAAGAACATAAAATCATTGACATAAAAGAAAATTTCGAACTGCGAAACACTATCTTCAATTATCTAGACGCTAATAGTGATATGAGTAGTAATCTAAATATTGAAATTATTGCTACTGCTTTCAATAAGATTGCTAAAAATCTCAAAAACGGAATCATATCTTTAGGTACCAGAGATCCTATGATGTATTTTTTAGCAGAAATTAAAAAGAACTGCGATAACAAAAATGGTGATCTAAATACTTGTATTAAAATACATCAAGAAGATTTACTAACTCTTAAAGATCTTATTGATGAAAAAATCCGAAAATCAGAACCTCTTAAGATTGATAAAGTATATGAAAAACTACAACTAACTAAGAAAGAGGATAAAAATATTTTTGCACAGACAGTATTTAAAGTAATCGCAGATTTTGCATTAAATACGGATGGGAAAAATGAAAATGCATATCGCGCAGCAATACTACCAATTAATAAAAATCTAAACACCATAGAATTACCAGGAAGTGAAATTGAGGCTTTTGGTGGATTCGCATCTCTAAAAGCTAGAAAATATGCTTTTGAATTCGCCCGTTTAAGCACTTTATTATCTCTAAAAGAAACTACTGGTGGGTTTAGACCAGAATGCCCTTTCATCGCTAATGAAGGCTTTTCTACTCTAGAAAATCAACTTACCAATAAAATTAAAAGCATCGATTTCTTTAATAATAAAAATCAATATGCTGATGAACTAGAAAAGAATCTTTTTAATCCATCAATTGCGCGTATAAAAGGAGTTTTATTAAGTAATAAATACTTAAAGTTTATATTATTAAAAGTCCCTTTTGTGGCAACATCACTATTAGGAACTATCGCTATGCCATTCGTATCTATTGGATTATTAGCATCCTCTATTTTTAAGAAATCTCCTTGGCGTGGTTCAAATATTTTGAAAGATATCATCAGTAAAAGTGTAGATTCGATCAATTATATGCCATTAGAAGCCGTAACGATTTCAATTTTAAGTGATACACGGCTCAACAAAAAACTATTAATAAGGTGCTCTGATAATTCTATAAAAAAACGAAATTCCATAGAACATATAGTAGAAACATCGGACAATAAAATTAGATATCAGTATTATTTTCAGGTTTCACTTTTAGAATATATAAAACAAGAGAATTCCATTCACGCAGATACCATATCGCAAAATGCAGATTCTTTAAAAATAAATTCTCAATTTATACAACGACTTGGGTTATCACTTTCTAATAAAGTAAAAATGCCTAATGATATTGATGGAAACCTGAATCCAGAAAATAAACGCATCTCCCTAGAGAATAATTACACAGATATTATCACTGAAATGCGAATTGATAAATTTAATCTACCACTTTTAAACAATTCAATAAACAATGCTTCAACTGCTTTGCATTATTCATTAAAGAATATCAATTACCATGTAAATCCATTGTTAGAGATTGATTTACAAAAACTAACAGAAGGATGGTATTTTAAAGAACAAACAGAGTCGTTGGATAAAAAATTACTTCGTTAA